A single genomic interval of Lucilia cuprina isolate Lc7/37 chromosome 2, ASM2204524v1, whole genome shotgun sequence harbors:
- the LOC111686788 gene encoding MTRF1L release factor glutamine methyltransferase, which yields MFKLISQQMRQVKQNLIRRQMQTTPAVLSSKQTSDQLIDVTKALEGWDNKLKEAGVGDIEFNLKCLVAHVLKRKFNTLPNYNNVQFNGKQLKEFERLCEARCARMPLQHILGEWDFMDITLKTAPTVFIPRPETEEFVAKVIDVYRNVQEPIDMLEVGCGSGAMSLAILHALPNVKCTGVERSKAATALAWENAKYLKLHDRFKIFNHTTAENDYLPKELEGRKFDVIISNPPYVKTEEFALLQPEVKLYENLNALDGGPDGLRIARLVFDCACEHLKSGGKLWLELGSEHPPLVKTIMNLQYEGRLRFVSSFMDQYQRDRFVEIEKV from the exons atGTTCAAACTAATTAGTCAACAAATGCGTCAAGTGAAGCAGAACTTGATACGTCGTCAAATGCAGACAACTCCTGCAGTTTTAAGTAGTAAACAGACATCAGATCAGTTAATCGATGTTACCAAGGCCTTAGAAGGTTGGGATAACAAACTGAAAGAGGCTGGCGTTGGTGATATAgagtttaatttgaaatgtttggtGGCTCATGTGCTGAAAAGGAAATTT AATACTTTGCCCAACTATAACAATGTACAATTCAATGGCAAGCaattgaaagaatttgagaGACTATGTGAAGCCCGCTGCGCCCGTATGCCTTTACAGCATATCCTGGGAGAATGGGATTTTATGGATATTACCTTGAAGACAGCACCCACAGTGTTTATACCTCGTCCTGAAACTGAGGAGTTTGTAGCCAAAGTTATAGATGTTTACCGCAATGTTCAAGAGCCCATTGATATGCTAGAGGTAGGCTGCGGTTCCGGCGCTATGTCTTTGGCCATTCTCCATGCTTTGCCCAATGTTAAGTGTACCGGAGTTGAACGCAGCAAAGCTGCCACTGCCTTAGCTTGGGAAAatgctaaatatttaaaattacatgaCCGTTTCAAGATTTTCAATCATACTACCGCGGAAAATGATTATTTGCCCAAGGAATTGGAGGGACGTAAATTTGATGTCATAATTTCCAATCCTCCTTATGTCAAGACTGAAGAGTTTGCTTTACTGCAGCCGGAAGTTAAATT atatGAAAACCTTAATGCCTTAGATGGTGGTCCAGATGGTCTACGCATTGCCCGCTTGGTCTTTGACTGTGCTTGCGAACATTTGAAATCTGGTGGCAAACTATGGTTGGAATTGGGCAGTGAACATCCTCCTTTAGTTAAGACCATAATGAATCTACAATATGAGGGTCGTTTGCGTTTTGTTTCCAGCTTCATGGATCAATATCAACGTGATCGTTTCGttgaaattgaaaaagtttaa
- the LOC111686787 gene encoding opsin Rh5 has protein sequence MLLKILKRSPIMGPEPYTNYFNGSTHSLTSPMAQPNLGWNYPMEYQHLVHQHWRSFPVPEIYYQAFLFIAFVVMLFCSLFGNGLVLWLFSTSKNLKTPSNMLIINLAVFDLTMAANMPHYLINASLGYFHGGDLGCDIYAAFGSISGIGAAITNAFIAYDRYRTISNPIDGRLNYTQIAILIILTWLWTIPFTALPTFHIWGHFIPEGFLTSCSFDYLTDDDETRYFVRCMFVWAYCIPMVIICVYYTKLFFHVRDHEKMLADQAKKMNLKSLSANQNTAAMSVELRIAKAAMTIYLLYIFSWTPYATVSLLGTYGYRHLISPFASMIPCCCAKLVSCIDPWVYAASHPKYRAELEKRLPWLGIRERNSAASSSGGGDNLDCETSTVSAMN, from the exons atgcttttaaaaattttgaaaagatctCCTATAATGGGACCAGAGCCCTATACCAACTATTTCAATGG ctcGACACACTCTTTAACTTCCCCTATGGCCCAGCCAAATCTGGGCTGGAATTATCCCATGGAATATCAACATTTAGTGCATCAGCATTGGCGCTCCTTTCCGGTACCCGAAATTTATTATCaagcatttttatttattgcctTTGTCGTCATGTTATTTTGTTCACTATTTGGCAATGGTTTAGTTTTATGGTTATTTTCAAC ATCAAAGAATTTAAAGACCCCCTCGAATATGCTGATAATAAATTTAGCAGTTTTCGATTTGACCATGGCTGCAAACATGCCTCACTATCTGATTAATGCCTCATTGGGTTATTTTCATGGTGGGGATTTGGGCTGTGATATTTATGCGGCATTTGGTAGTATTTCGGGTATTGGAGCGGCGATAACTAATGCATTTATAGCCTACGATAGATATAG aaCTATTTCCAATCCCATTGATGGCCGCTTAAATTATACACAAATCGccattttgattattttgactTGGTTATGGACCATACCATTTACTGCCTTACCTACCTTTCATATTTGGGGACATTTTATACCAG AGGGCTTTCTCACCAGCTGCTCCTTTGACTATCTCACCGATGACGATGAGACTCGCTATTTTGTACGCTGCATGTTCGTTTGGGCCTACTGCATACCCATGGTTATTATCTGTGTCTATTAtacgaaattattttttcatgttcGCGATCATGAGAAAATGCTTGCCGATCAGGCCAAGAAAATGAATCTCAAATCACTCTCAGCAAATCAAAATACGGCAGCAATGAGTGTAGAGCTACGTATAGCTAAAGCAGCCATgactatatatttattatatattttctcttGGACTCCCTATGCTACTGTATCGCTATTGGGTACCTACGGTTATCGCCATTTAATATCGCCCTTTGCCTCTATGATACCTTGTTGTTGTGCGAAATTAGTTTCATGCATAGATCCATGGGTCTATGCGGCCAGTCATCCGAAATATAGAGCAGAATTAGAGAAACGTTTACCCTGGTTAGGTATAAGGGAGAGAAATTCGGCGGCTTCGTCGAGTGGCGGTGGTGATAATTTAGATTGTGAAACTAGTACGGTATCGGCtatgaattga
- the LOC111686786 gene encoding tyrosine-protein phosphatase Lar: MPGHATQMPGDPQEVKATPLNSTSIHVTWKPPLEKDRNGIIRGYHIHVQEVRDEGKGFLNEPLKYDVVDALEYNVSGLQPDTKYSIQVAALTRKGDGDRSPAVIVKTPGGVPVRPTVSLKIMERDPTVSIELEWERPAQTYGELRGYRLRWGIKDQPLKEMLMGPHETKKPFKDLERGVEYEFRVAGSNHIGIGQETVKNFQTPEGVPGGPPSNITVRFQTPDVVCVTWEPPIREHRNGIITRYDVQFHKKIDHGLGSERNMTLRKAVFTNLEENTEYIFRVRAYTKQGAGPFSEKILVETERDMGRAPMSVQAVATSEQTAEIWWEPVPSRGKLLGYKIFYTMTAVEDLDEWQTKTVGLTESADLVNLEKFAQYAVAIAARFKNGLGRLSEKVTVKIKPEDVPLNLRAHDVTTHSMTLSWSPPIRLNPINYKISYDAMKVFVDSQGFSQTQIVQRREIILKAYVKTHTINELSPFTTYNVNVSALPSDYSYRPPTKITVTTQMAAPQPMVKPDFYGVVNGEEILVILPQASEEYGPISHYYLVVVPEDKSNLHKNPDQFLTEDLLPGRNKPERPNAPYIAAKFPQRSIPFTFHLGSGDDYHNFTNRKLERDKRYRIFVRAVVDTPQKHLYTSSPFSEFLSLDMREAPPGERPHRPDPNWPSEPEVSVNRNKDEPGMLWVVLPALAALILVTTFIIIYIIKRKRQPCKTPDQAAVTRPLMAADLGAGPTPSDPVDMRRLNFQTPGMISHPPIPISEFSNHVERLKANDNQKFSQEYESIEPGQQFTWDNSNYEYNKPKNRYANVTAYDHSRVILPLMDGVVGSDYINANYCDGYRKHNAYVATQGPLQETIADFWRMCWELKTTTIVMMTRLEERTRIKCDQYWPTRGTETYGQMFVTITETQELSTYSIRTFQVVRQGFNERREIKQLQFTAWPDHGVPDHPAPFLQFLRRCRALTPPDSGPVVVHCSAGVGRTGCYIVIDSMLERMKHEKIVDIYGHVTCLRAQRNYMVQTEDQYIFIHDAILEAIICGHTEVPARNLHTHLQKLLTTEPGENITGMEIEFKKLSNVKVDSSKFVTANLPCNKHKNRLVHILPYESTRVYLTPIHGIEGSDYINASFIEGYRYRSAYIAAQGPLQDTAEDFWRMLWEHNSTIVVMLTKLKEMGREKCYQYWPHERSVRYQYYVVDPIAEYNMPQYKLREFKVTDARDGSSRTVRQFQFIDWPEQGVPKSGEGFIDFIGQVHKTKEQFGQDGPITVHCSAGVGRTGVFITLSIVLERMQYEGVLDVFQTVRILRAQRPAMVQTEDQYHFCYRAALEYLGSFDNYTN, from the exons GGTAAGGGTTTTTTAAATGAACCTCTCAAATACGATGTAGTAGATGCTCTCGAATATAACGTTTCCGGTCTACAACCCGACACAAAATACTCCATACAAGTTGCCGCTCTTACACGCAAAGGTGATGGTGATCGTAGTCCTGCTGTTATAGTAAAAACTCCAGGAGGTGTACCCGTTAGACCGACAGTCAGTTTGAAAATAATGGAACGTGATCCTACGGTATCAATTGAATTAGAATGGGAAAGACCGGCACAAACGTATGGAGAACTAAGAGGTTATCGCCTAAGATGGGGTATTAAAGATCAGCCGCTTAAGGAAATGTTAATGGGTCCACACGAAACGAAAAAACCCTTTAAGGATCTCGAACGTGGTGTGGAATATGAATTCAGAGTTGCGGGTAGTAATCACATAGGTATCGGTCAGGAAACAGTGAAAAATTTCCAAACACCCGAAGGTGTACCCGGCGGACCACCATCCAATATCACCGTACGCTTCCAGACACCCGATGTAGTGTGTGTTACGTGGGAGCCACCGATACGGGAACATCGTAATGGTATTATAACACGCTATGATGTACAATTCCATAAGAAAATCGATCATGGTTTGGGTTCGGAACGCAATATGACATTACGTAAGGCTGTGTTTACTAATCTGGAAGAGAACACTGAATACATATTCCGCGTACGTGCTTATACTAAACAAGGAGCTGGACCTTTTAGTGAAAAGATTTTGGTTGAAACCGAAAGAGATATGGGTCGCGCTCCTATGTCAGTACAAGCCGTAGCTACATCCGAGCAGACGGCGGAAATTTGGTGGGAACCAGTGCCTTCAAGGGGTAAATTATTGGGTTATAAGATTTTCTATACCATGACCGCAGTAGAGGATTTAGATGAATGGCAAACAAAGACTGTTGGCTTAACAGAGTCGGCCGATTTGGTGAATTTAGAAAAGTTTGCCCAATATGCCGTGGCTATAGCAGCTAGATTTAAAAACGGTTTGGGTCGCTTAAGTGAGAAAGTAACAGTGAAAATCAAACCCGAAGATGTTCCCTTAAATCTAAGAGCCCACGATGTTACAACACATTCCATGACTTTATCCTGGTCTCCCCCCATCAGATTGAATCCCATTAACTATAAAATTTCCTACGATGCCATGAAGGTGTTTGTTGACTCTCAAGGTTTCTCACAAACACAAATTGTACAAAGACGAGAAATTATTCTGAAGGCCTATGTTAAGACACACACCATCAATGAATTGAGTCCCTTTACCACCTACAATGTCAATGTAAGTGCTTTGCCGTCGGATTATTCCTATAGACCACCCACTAAAATAACAGTTACAACACAAATGGCAGCTCCACAACCTATGGTTAAGCCAGATTTCTATGGTGTTGTAAATGGTGAAgagattttagttattttaccACAAGCTTCGGAAGAATATGGTCCTATATCACATTATTACTTAGTGGTAGTACCAGAAGACAAATCCAATTTACACAAGAATCCTGATCAATTCTTAACGGAGGATCTTTTGCCAGGACGCAATAAACCTGAACGACCTAATGCTCCTTATATAGCCGCCAAATTTCCTCAAAGATCTATACCTTTCACCTTCCATTTGGGCTCTGGCGATGATTACCATAATTTCACCAATCGCAAATTGGAACGTGACAAGCGTTATCGTATTTTTGTTAGAGCTGTTGTCGATACTCCTCAGAAGCATTTGTATACGTCATCTCCCTTCTCGGAATTTTTATCATTGGACATGCGTGAAGCTCCACCCGGCGAACGACCTCACAGACCCGATCCTAACTGGCCTTCAGAACCTGAAGTTTCGGTTAACCGCAATAAAGATGAACCCGGCATGTTATGGGTGGTCTTACCGGCTTTGGCAGCTTTAATACTTGTTACCACTTTTATTATCATCTACATAATCAAGCGTAAGAGACAACCTTGCAAGACCCCAGATCAGGCGGCTGTTACTCGACCTTTAATGGCGGCCGATTTGGGTGCTGGACCCACACCTAGCGATCCGGTAGATATGAGACGTTTGAACTTCCAAACCCCCGGCATGATTTCCCACCCACCTATACCCATCTCGGAGTTTTCAAATCATGTAGAACGCCTCAAAGCGAATGACAATCAGAAATTCTCTCAGGAATACGAAAGCATTGAACCCGGACAACAATTCACCTGGGATAATTCCAATTATGAATATAACAAACCCAAGAATCGTTATGCCAATGTAACTGCCTATGATCATTCACGTGTTATACTGCCGCTCATGGATGGGGTAGTGGGTTCGGATTATATTAATGCCAATTACTGTGATGGCTATCGTAAGCATAATGCTTATGTAGCTACTCAGGGACCCTTACAGGAAACTATAGCCGATTTCTGGAGAATGTGCTGGGAACTGAAGACTACTACTATTGTAATGATGACACGCTTAGAGGAGAGAACACGCATTAAATGCGATCAATATTGGCCTACTCGTGGCACCGAAACTTATGGACAAATGTTTGTGACCATTACGGAAACCCAGGAACTGTCTACATATAGTATACGAACCTTCCAAGTCGTTAGACAAGGCTTTAATGAACGACGTGAAATTAAACAATTGCAATTTACTGCCTGGCCCGATCATGGTGTACCCGATCATCCAGCTCCTTTCTTACAGTTCTTGCGCAGATGTAGAGCTCTTACTCCACCCGATTCTGGTCCCGTAGTGGTACACTGCTCGGCTGGTGTGGGACGTACCGGTTGTTATATTGTTATTGATTCGATGCTGGAACGAATGAAACATGAAAAGATTGTTGACATTTATGGTCATGTCACTTGTCTACGTGCTCAACGCAACTATATGGTCCAGACCGAAGATCAATATATCTTCATACACGATGCTATATTGGAAGCTATTATCTGCGGTCATACTGAGGTACCAGCACGCAATCTTCATACCCATTTGCAGAAGCTATTGACCACTGAACCCGGAGAAAATATCACCGGCATGGAGatagaatttaagaaattatccAATGTTAAGGTTGACTCTTCCAAATTCGTAACGGCTAATTTACCCTGCAACAAGCATAAAAATCGTTTGGTCCATATTTTACCTTATGAATCGACTCGTGTCTATTTGACTCCCATACACGGCATCGAAGGCAGTGATTATATTAATGCCAGTTTTATTGAGGGTTATCGTTATCGTTCGGCCTATATAGCAGCTCAAGGTCCTTTGCAAGATACCGCTGAAGATTTCTGGCGCATGTTATGGGAACACAACTCAACGATTGTGGTGATGTTGACAAAGCTCAAGGAAATGGGCAGG gaaaaatgCTATCAATATTGGCCCCATGAACGTTCTGTACGTTATCAATATTATGTTGTTGATCCAATTGCTGAATACAATATGCCACAATATAAATTACGTGAATTTAAG GTAACCGATGCACGTGATGGCTCTTCACGTACTGTACGACAATTTCAATTTATCGATTGGCCCGAACAGGGTGTACCCAAATCGGGTGAAGGCTTCATTGATTTCATTGGTCAAGTGcataaaacaaaagaacaatTTGGTCAAGATGGTCCCATTACGGTGCACTGTAGTGCTGGTGTAGGTCGTACGGGTGTATTCATAACACTGAGTATTGTTTTGGAACGCATGCAATATGAGGGTGTTTTGGATGTATTCCAAACAGTAAGAATTTTACGTGCTCAACGGCCAGCTATGGTGCAAACAGag GATCAATATCATTTTTGTTATCGTGCTGCTTTGGAATATTTGGGTTCATTTGATAATTATAccaattag